The Clostridia bacterium DNA segment TGAATTGATGTTTGCTGATTTTGTTGGTGTTTGTTATGACCAATTAGTCAACAATGCAGCAAAACTTTGCTATATGTATGATGGACAAGCTTCAGCACAAATTGTGGTTCGTGCGGTAACTGGCGGAGGAATTCGTTGTGCTTATCACCATTCACAATGTATCGAACCTTGGTTGATGAACATCCCTGGTTTGGTCATTGTAGCACCATCCAACGCATACGAAGCAAAAGGACTCTTGGTTAGTGCAATCCGTAACCCGAACCCAGTAGTATTCTTAGAGCATAAATTGCTTTACAATACAAAAGCTGAAGTGCCTGAAGAACTCTATGATATTGAGTTATATAAGGCAAAAGTGGTTAAAGAAGGAACTGACATCACAATGGTCGCAGCTATGACCATGATGGCCTTTGCAGAAAAAGCTGCTAAAGAATTAGAAAAAGAAGGCATCAGCGTAGAAATCGTTAATCCATTGACCATCTTCCCTCTAGACAAGGAAACCATTGTGGATTCCGTTGCTAAGACCGGACGTTTGGTTGTGGTACAAGAAGGACCTAAAGTAATGGGCTATGCCGCTGAAATCGGAGCTATGGTAGTAGAAGATATCTTCGAATACCTGAAGGCACCAATAAGACGTGTAACATCCTTGGATGTACCTGTGCCTTTTGCACCAGTACAAGAAGATTATGTATTGCCACAGTATGACGAAGTAATCAAGGCTTGCCACGAAGTAATGACATTTTAAGATAGATAGATTGATGTAAGGTCAAACCTTACGATATTAGGTAAATCGCTGGCGGGAAAACTCCGCTAGCGATTCCTTGATTAAGGAGGATAATATGGCAACGGTAATTACTATGCCAAGATATGGCGCAAATATGGAAGAAGGTACCGTGGCTTCCTGGATGGTAGAAGAAGGCGACACCGTAGAAGAAGGCGACATTATCGGTGAAATCGCTATCGAGAAATTATCAAACGATCTAGAATCTCCCGTTACAGGAACGGTACTAAAACTTGTAGCCAAAGAAGAAGAAACACTAGCCTGTGGAGAAACAATCGCCATTATTGGTGAAGAAGATGAAGATATTTCAAGCCTACTAGGCAACAATGCGGACGAGGCAAGTACGGCCACTAGTTCAGGAAACTATGTGGTAGTAGAAATGCCCCGTTATGGTGCTAACATGGAAGAAGGCACCGTAGCAGAATGGTTTGTAGAAGTTGGAGATGAAGTTGAAGAGGGAGAAGCAATTGGTGAGATTGCCATTGAAAAACTCTCTAATGAGTTATTGGCACCGATTGGTGGTACGGTACTTAAACTGATTGCAGCAACGGAAGAAACCTTGGTATGTGGAGCACCAATCGCTATAATTGGTGAAGCCGGAGTAGATGTATCGGATTTTGATGCAAATAAAAGTGAAGCTCCCACAGCTAGTGGAAACGGTGGAACAGACGGAACAATCATAGAAATGCCGCGTTATGGAGCCAATATGGAAGAAGGCACCATAGCTGAATGGTTTGTGGATGAAGGCGACGAAGTAGAAGAAGGCGATGCGATCGGTGAAATTGCCATCGAAAAATTGTCCAATGAGTTGCTAGCACCAGTCAGCGGTGTCGTAAGAAAAATTTTGGCACAAGCTGAAGAAACCTTAGCCTGTGGTGAACCCATTGCAATCATTGCTGATGAAGATGCGGATATTTCAGGTTTATTAGAAGCAAAGGGCTCTCCTGTAGTGAATGAAGCAGTTCCCGCAGAAGAGACAAAACCAGTAGCAAAAGTGGAAACAAGAGAACCTGTTGGTGAAGTTCGTATTACACCTAAGGCCTTGGATTTGGCAGAAAAAGAAAACATCGATTACCGGGCAATAGTCGGAACGGGCAGACATGGCGATATCACCAGGGAAGATGTAAGAAATTATATTGCATCTGGAGCAGCAAAACCCGCTCCTGCAACTGCAAAGGCATTAAATGAAGATGTGAAGGCTACCCCCAAAGCGGCGGTATTAGCAGAAGAATTGGCTATCGATATTCGTAGCATAAAAGGCACTGGAAGACATGGTATGGTGACACGTGAAGATATACGTGCTGGAATTGCAGCAGGCACCGCAAGTAAATTGAATGCTTGTACAGCAGAAACATCCCTACCAAGCATGAGCTTTGGAAAACCTGAAGCCAGCCGTGTTAAGATGACAGAAATGCAAAAAGTAATTTCCAAATCCATGATGAGTAGTTTGCAAGAAACAGCACAGACTACCATTTCTATGGATATGGATGTAAATAATATGGTGAAAGCCTATAAAGCGCACAAAGAGGCCTATAAGGCTAACAATGTGAAACTTAGCTACACAGCTATTTTAATCAAGGCTGTGGCGATGGCTATGATTGAGCACCAATCTCTGAGAACTAGCATCGTTGGAAATGAGTTCGTGACTACGGATAAAATTAATATTGGTGTAGCCATTGATGTTCCTGGCGGTTTAGTAGTTCCAAGCATTAAAAACGCAAATGAAAAGAGTGTGAGCGCGATTGCTGTAGAATTGGCTGATTTAGCAAAGAGAGCCAAGGAAAATGCCTTAACGATGGATGAAATGAGTGGAAGTACATTCTCTATTACCAACTTGGGTATGTTTGGCATCAAGTACTTCACACCTGTGCTGAATCCACCTGAAAGCGGAATACTGGGTGTTGGAACACTAGTAGAACAGCCAGTTGTAAAAGATGGTGGTATATTCATGAGCCACGTTATGAACTTTAGTTTGACACACGATCATAGGATTGTGAATGGCGCACCAGCTGCTCGCTTCCTGAATGCGATAAAAGAGATTCTGGCAAGGTCGGAAGAATTACTTTAATATTAGGGATGCTTAGGCATCCCTTTTTAAAAATGAGGTGAAAAAATGATTAGTGTTAACGAGAATGCCATGCCAAT contains these protein-coding regions:
- a CDS encoding 2-oxo acid dehydrogenase subunit E2; the encoded protein is MATVITMPRYGANMEEGTVASWMVEEGDTVEEGDIIGEIAIEKLSNDLESPVTGTVLKLVAKEEETLACGETIAIIGEEDEDISSLLGNNADEASTATSSGNYVVVEMPRYGANMEEGTVAEWFVEVGDEVEEGEAIGEIAIEKLSNELLAPIGGTVLKLIAATEETLVCGAPIAIIGEAGVDVSDFDANKSEAPTASGNGGTDGTIIEMPRYGANMEEGTIAEWFVDEGDEVEEGDAIGEIAIEKLSNELLAPVSGVVRKILAQAEETLACGEPIAIIADEDADISGLLEAKGSPVVNEAVPAEETKPVAKVETREPVGEVRITPKALDLAEKENIDYRAIVGTGRHGDITREDVRNYIASGAAKPAPATAKALNEDVKATPKAAVLAEELAIDIRSIKGTGRHGMVTREDIRAGIAAGTASKLNACTAETSLPSMSFGKPEASRVKMTEMQKVISKSMMSSLQETAQTTISMDMDVNNMVKAYKAHKEAYKANNVKLSYTAILIKAVAMAMIEHQSLRTSIVGNEFVTTDKINIGVAIDVPGGLVVPSIKNANEKSVSAIAVELADLAKRAKENALTMDEMSGSTFSITNLGMFGIKYFTPVLNPPESGILGVGTLVEQPVVKDGGIFMSHVMNFSLTHDHRIVNGAPAARFLNAIKEILARSEELL
- a CDS encoding alpha-ketoacid dehydrogenase subunit beta; protein product: MTRKISFSGAINEALHQEMERDETVFILGEDVAKMGGDFGITKGIWLKWPHRAYDTALSEQAILGLCNGAAVCGLKPVAELMFADFVGVCYDQLVNNAAKLCYMYDGQASAQIVVRAVTGGGIRCAYHHSQCIEPWLMNIPGLVIVAPSNAYEAKGLLVSAIRNPNPVVFLEHKLLYNTKAEVPEELYDIELYKAKVVKEGTDITMVAAMTMMAFAEKAAKELEKEGISVEIVNPLTIFPLDKETIVDSVAKTGRLVVVQEGPKVMGYAAEIGAMVVEDIFEYLKAPIRRVTSLDVPVPFAPVQEDYVLPQYDEVIKACHEVMTF